In Synechococcus sp. PCC 6312, one genomic interval encodes:
- a CDS encoding M23 family metallopeptidase: MAKIGGFRVRVRPLSLGLMVVGLLMLMLVKPGLLLPSVAQDLTGLGWELGSFPVENFQTYSSPFGYRASPTGGYGTEFHNGLDFAAPEGSYIRNWWAGKVIEVSDDTACGTLVRVQSGAWQHVYCHMKGQVEIEPRGRVMVDRAGGVEIWQGQTLATGMRIGRVGMTGRTTGPHLHWTLRHQGQLVNPGVVLQAMAEAQQAVTAPESSVANRG; the protein is encoded by the coding sequence ATGGCCAAGATAGGTGGGTTTCGAGTGCGAGTTAGGCCGTTAAGTTTGGGGCTAATGGTTGTGGGACTGCTCATGCTCATGCTGGTTAAACCAGGGCTGCTCCTGCCTTCAGTGGCGCAAGATTTAACTGGCCTCGGGTGGGAACTGGGGTCTTTCCCGGTGGAGAATTTTCAAACCTATTCCTCGCCCTTTGGCTATCGGGCCTCGCCGACTGGAGGGTATGGGACTGAGTTTCACAATGGGCTGGATTTTGCCGCGCCTGAGGGTAGTTACATTCGCAATTGGTGGGCCGGAAAAGTGATTGAGGTTTCTGATGATACGGCCTGTGGAACCTTGGTGCGGGTACAATCTGGGGCCTGGCAGCACGTCTATTGCCACATGAAAGGACAGGTAGAAATAGAACCACGGGGGCGAGTCATGGTGGATCGGGCTGGGGGTGTAGAAATTTGGCAGGGACAGACCTTAGCGACCGGGATGCGGATTGGGCGGGTAGGCATGACGGGCCGGACAACGGGGCCACACCTACATTGGACATTACGCCATCAAGGGCAACTGGTGAATCCGGGGGTCGTGCTCCAGGCCATGGCTGAGGCTCAACAAGCCGTAACCGCTCCTGAATCATCTGTAGCAAATCGAGGTTAG
- a CDS encoding WecB/TagA/CpsF family glycosyltransferase produces the protein MIESRYILGTRVDVTTYDQAWEIFGTWIAQEQWGYVVAANVHVVMSGVWHRAFQRVVNQAALVTADGMPLVWALKALGVKNPQRVYGPDLMLAGCAWAAKNGTAIYLYGSDENGLSQLQAQVSHQFPSLIIAGSHAPPFQTRFPANDLALIQDCQRIAASGAKIVFVGLGCPKQEYWLADYAPLIPAIVLGVGAAFAFHSGQVKQAPRWMMGRGLEWLFRLIQEPRRLWQRYLFNNPLFLILLAWQLLRENRQ, from the coding sequence ATGATTGAGTCCCGTTATATTCTTGGCACAAGGGTAGATGTCACCACCTATGACCAGGCCTGGGAGATATTCGGAACTTGGATCGCCCAAGAACAATGGGGCTATGTGGTGGCGGCTAATGTCCATGTCGTGATGTCCGGGGTTTGGCATCGCGCCTTCCAGAGGGTTGTGAATCAAGCGGCACTGGTGACGGCCGATGGAATGCCCTTGGTTTGGGCCTTAAAAGCCTTGGGAGTCAAAAATCCCCAGCGAGTCTATGGGCCGGATTTAATGTTAGCGGGCTGTGCTTGGGCTGCCAAAAATGGAACAGCGATTTATCTCTATGGCAGTGACGAAAATGGCTTAAGTCAACTCCAGGCCCAGGTATCACACCAATTCCCCTCCTTGATCATTGCTGGTAGCCATGCCCCGCCCTTCCAAACCCGATTTCCAGCCAACGATCTAGCCTTAATCCAAGACTGTCAAAGAATTGCGGCCTCAGGAGCCAAAATTGTTTTTGTCGGGTTGGGATGTCCAAAGCAGGAGTATTGGCTGGCGGATTATGCCCCTTTGATTCCGGCAATTGTTCTGGGAGTTGGGGCCGCGTTTGCGTTTCACAGTGGTCAAGTCAAACAGGCTCCCCGCTGGATGATGGGCCGAGGCCTGGAGTGGCTGTTTCGCCTAATTCAAGAACCTCGACGTTTATGGCAACGATATTTATTCAATAACCCGCTGTTTCTAATCCTCCTGGCCTGGCAGTTACTACGGGAAAATCGTCAATAA
- a CDS encoding MBL fold metallo-hydrolase yields the protein MVSLCLTWLDLNSWLVELDNQRILIDPWLVGPMTFGLPAWLLQFTRLTSRPCPERIDLILLSQGLPDHTHAPSLQQLDPQIPLLCPPSASEIVQKLGFQQVTVLDHGDRYSLGEIHVHATLGSPIGPLRQENGYVLKSQASGCSLYYEPHGYHDPALSNFAPIDVVITPISDVNLPLLGTIIAGKSHGLELVTAVNPQVIVPTAQPGEIQATGLLARLLHALDMSETLETALAQFAHPPQVLHLSPGQRHEISLKPSPALI from the coding sequence ATGGTGAGTCTTTGCTTAACCTGGTTAGACCTGAACTCCTGGCTGGTGGAATTGGACAATCAGCGCATCCTCATTGATCCCTGGCTCGTGGGGCCGATGACCTTTGGCTTACCGGCCTGGTTATTACAGTTCACCCGACTCACCTCCAGGCCCTGCCCTGAAAGGATAGACCTAATTTTACTTTCCCAGGGTTTACCCGATCACACCCATGCCCCCAGCTTGCAACAGTTAGACCCCCAAATCCCCCTCCTTTGCCCCCCCAGTGCCTCAGAAATTGTCCAAAAACTCGGATTTCAACAGGTTACAGTTCTAGATCATGGGGACAGGTACTCCTTAGGTGAGATTCACGTTCACGCGACCCTCGGCTCGCCCATTGGGCCACTCCGGCAAGAAAATGGCTATGTCCTCAAATCCCAGGCCTCCGGTTGCTCTCTCTATTACGAACCCCACGGCTACCATGATCCGGCTTTAAGCAACTTTGCTCCTATTGATGTGGTGATTACGCCCATTAGTGATGTCAATCTACCGCTGCTGGGAACAATTATTGCCGGGAAAAGCCATGGTTTGGAGTTAGTGACTGCGGTAAACCCCCAAGTGATTGTCCCCACAGCCCAACCTGGCGAGATTCAAGCTACGGGGCTGCTAGCGAGGTTACTCCATGCCTTGGACATGAGCGAAACCTTAGAAACAGCTCTCGCCCAATTCGCCCACCCGCCTCAGGTTCTGCACCTCAGCCCCGGCCAACGTCATGAAATATCCTTAAAGCCAAGTCCTGCATTGATCTAG
- a CDS encoding DUF2949 domain-containing protein, which yields MATLNNSIGVLAMQSPRWKQLIEYLQGEMALPSSSIALGLKHCDEKINLLPVVLWKYGLVSIEQLDQIFDWMETS from the coding sequence GTGGCAACCTTAAATAATTCCATTGGCGTTTTAGCGATGCAATCCCCCCGTTGGAAACAACTCATTGAATATCTGCAAGGAGAAATGGCCCTACCTAGTTCTTCCATCGCCCTTGGTCTGAAGCATTGTGACGAGAAAATTAATTTATTGCCCGTGGTCTTGTGGAAATATGGCCTGGTTTCCATTGAGCAACTGGATCAAATTTTTGATTGGATGGAGACGAGTTAG
- the bchB gene encoding ferredoxin:protochlorophyllide reductase (ATP-dependent) subunit B, with amino-acid sequence MKLAYWMYAGPAHIGTLRIASSFKNVHGIMHAPIGDDYFNVMRSMLERERNFTPVTTSVVDRHVLSRGSQEKVVDNITRKDSEEHPDLIVLTPTCTSSILQEDLENFVERASQTTVSDVILADVNHYRVNELQAADRTLEQIIQFYIAKARKNGDLVTAKTPEPSVNILGPTTLGFHNQHDVRELRKLMADLGITINAVIPDGASVNDLKTLPQAWFNLVPYREIGPLTARYLQQEFNQPFVDITPMGVVETARCIRQIQTLLNQQGATVNYEDFIQSQTLHVSQAAWFSRSIDCQNLTGKKAVVFGDNTHAAAITKILSREMGIHVAWAGTYCKYDGDWFREQVKDFCDEVIITDDHGAIGDAIARVEPAAIFGTQMERHVGKRLDTPCGVIAAPIHIQNFPIGYKPFLGYEGSNQIVDLIYNSFTLGMEDHLLEIFGGHDTKEVIHKGISADSDLNWTSDGLAELNKIPGFVRSKVKRNTEKFARERNISHINVEVLYAAKEAVGA; translated from the coding sequence ATGAAGTTGGCGTATTGGATGTATGCAGGCCCGGCCCACATTGGCACCTTACGAATTGCCAGTTCGTTCAAAAATGTTCACGGAATTATGCACGCGCCCATTGGTGATGATTATTTCAACGTCATGCGCTCGATGCTGGAACGGGAGCGAAACTTTACCCCAGTTACCACCAGCGTTGTGGATCGCCATGTCCTCTCTCGCGGTTCCCAAGAAAAGGTTGTGGATAACATCACCCGTAAAGATAGCGAAGAACACCCCGACCTCATTGTCCTCACCCCCACCTGCACCTCCAGCATCCTCCAAGAAGATTTAGAGAATTTTGTCGAGCGGGCCTCCCAAACTACGGTGTCCGATGTCATTTTGGCTGATGTCAATCACTACCGCGTTAATGAACTCCAGGCAGCGGATCGGACGCTTGAACAAATTATTCAGTTCTATATTGCCAAAGCCCGCAAAAATGGCGATCTCGTTACAGCAAAAACTCCCGAACCCTCCGTGAATATCCTCGGGCCAACCACCCTTGGGTTTCATAATCAGCACGATGTCCGAGAATTACGGAAACTGATGGCTGACTTGGGGATTACAATCAACGCGGTGATCCCGGATGGAGCTTCTGTCAATGATCTGAAAACTCTCCCCCAGGCCTGGTTTAATTTAGTTCCTTATCGGGAAATTGGCCCCTTGACGGCCCGTTATTTACAACAGGAATTTAATCAACCCTTTGTGGACATTACGCCGATGGGGGTGGTGGAAACGGCCCGCTGTATTCGCCAGATTCAAACCCTCCTCAACCAACAGGGAGCCACTGTCAATTACGAAGACTTTATCCAGTCCCAAACTCTCCATGTTTCCCAGGCCGCCTGGTTTTCCCGCTCCATTGACTGTCAGAATTTAACGGGTAAAAAGGCCGTTGTCTTTGGGGATAATACCCACGCTGCTGCCATTACGAAAATCCTCAGTCGGGAAATGGGCATTCACGTGGCCTGGGCCGGAACCTATTGTAAATACGATGGGGATTGGTTCCGGGAGCAGGTGAAAGACTTCTGTGATGAGGTGATTATTACCGATGATCATGGGGCGATTGGGGATGCAATTGCCAGGGTTGAACCCGCCGCGATTTTTGGCACTCAGATGGAACGTCATGTTGGCAAACGCTTAGATACGCCCTGTGGTGTGATTGCTGCCCCGATTCACATTCAAAACTTCCCGATTGGCTACAAACCGTTTCTCGGCTATGAAGGCAGTAATCAGATTGTGGATTTAATCTACAACTCCTTTACCTTGGGGATGGAAGATCATCTCCTAGAAATCTTTGGCGGTCACGATACCAAGGAAGTGATTCACAAGGGCATCTCTGCCGATTCGGATCTCAATTGGACCAGCGATGGCCTGGCAGAACTGAATAAAATTCCGGGCTTTGTCCGCAGCAAGGTCAAACGTAATACGGAAAAATTTGCCCGTGAGCGGAATATTAGCCACATTAATGTGGAAGTCCTTTACGCAGCAAAAGAAGCGGTGGGAGCTTAA
- a CDS encoding pantothenate kinase yields MNLNNRWLALSIGNTHHYWAIFRGRKLIKTWKEINQLSKTFQPLYSQNTDYLLDPHSHQWPELWLASVVPQETKKWLDYPHLHLLNLADVPLQNCYPTLGVDRALGAWGAGVTYGWPVLLIDGGTALTITGVDATQQFQGGLILPGLGLMAKSLETQTAALSSLNFNWETIPPLWGNDTPSAIQAGIFWTVLSGLDRFIQDWLQEYPTSQVTFTGGDGEFLKAGLLQFQPKYLSLPCHLDPHVIFWGIAALGQQDP; encoded by the coding sequence ATGAATCTCAATAATCGATGGTTAGCTCTCAGCATAGGCAATACCCATCATTATTGGGCAATATTTAGAGGACGCAAACTTATTAAAACGTGGAAAGAAATCAATCAACTCTCCAAAACTTTTCAACCGTTATATTCCCAAAATACAGACTATCTTCTTGATCCTCATTCTCACCAATGGCCTGAGTTGTGGTTAGCGAGTGTTGTTCCCCAAGAAACTAAAAAATGGCTCGATTATCCCCACTTACATTTATTAAACTTAGCTGATGTTCCCTTACAAAATTGTTATCCAACGTTGGGGGTAGATCGGGCTTTAGGGGCCTGGGGAGCCGGAGTAACCTATGGTTGGCCGGTTTTACTCATTGATGGCGGCACGGCCTTAACCATCACTGGTGTAGATGCCACACAACAATTTCAAGGAGGGCTGATTTTACCAGGCCTGGGCTTAATGGCCAAATCCTTAGAAACTCAAACCGCCGCCCTCAGTAGCCTTAATTTTAATTGGGAGACGATACCTCCACTCTGGGGCAATGATACGCCCTCTGCCATCCAAGCGGGAATTTTTTGGACAGTTTTAAGTGGACTTGACCGATTTATTCAAGATTGGTTACAAGAGTATCCAACAAGTCAGGTAACTTTTACGGGCGGTGATGGAGAATTCTTAAAAGCGGGGCTATTACAATTTCAACCCAAGTATCTTAGCCTACCCTGTCATCTGGATCCTCATGTTATCTTTTGGGGAATTGCTGCTCTGGGCCAACAGGATCCATGA
- a CDS encoding SRPBCC family protein — MKFTHTQTTVAPPERIWHYWIDITTWPAWDTELIKVEITGEFKLGTQGSLISKVGPTSVFVITKFQPPKSYELTVRLPLCWLWIFRYVQTNSNLTTFTHQIEFSELLSGVFGLIIGRNFKKVLPTVMKQLRDLAEEKPSAF, encoded by the coding sequence ATGAAATTTACCCATACTCAGACTACTGTTGCCCCTCCAGAGAGAATTTGGCACTATTGGATAGATATAACAACCTGGCCGGCATGGGATACCGAGTTAATTAAGGTTGAGATCACAGGAGAGTTTAAGTTAGGAACTCAAGGGAGCTTAATCTCCAAGGTTGGCCCAACGTCAGTTTTTGTGATTACAAAATTTCAACCCCCGAAAAGCTATGAATTGACAGTTCGCTTACCTTTATGTTGGTTATGGATATTTCGATACGTTCAAACAAATAGTAATTTAACGACCTTTACGCATCAGATTGAGTTTTCCGAGCTATTATCGGGAGTTTTTGGGTTAATTATCGGCCGCAACTTCAAAAAAGTTTTACCCACAGTCATGAAACAACTGAGAGACTTGGCTGAAGAGAAACCATCGGCTTTTTGA
- the cysS gene encoding cysteine--tRNA ligase — translation MALQLYNTLTRQLQPFHPLQPGRVTIYACGVTVYDYCHLGHARSYLAWDILRRYLAFLGYGVTYVQNFTDIDDKIINRAQQENITVTEIVQRYIQAYHTDMARLNIRPADHYPQATAVMPRIIELIQELVAQGYAYPVQGDVYYAVEKFPSYGKLSGRHLEQMSAGASGRVVEMEQKKRHPLDFALWKAAKPEEMTVYEPWDSPWGLGRPGWHIECSAMVSEAFGGTIDIHAGGMDLIFPHHENEIAQSEAATQTTLANYWLHNGFVTINTEKMSKSLGNFTTIRALLDSGIDPMAVRLFILQAQYRKPLDFTPLALDAATHGWQTLQEGLEFGWTHQDLFTDLDPLPIEPELKTAFQASMDDDLNTPAALAVLFDLAKNLQRQHNQIRHTGSSDQPRDHLWQQWHSLVKLAAILGLEVTPNSAEPEPEPIITDAEIETLIHQRQQAKQAKNFAESDRIRDYLGTLGIKLIDQKGGETRWLRS, via the coding sequence ATGGCATTGCAGCTATACAACACGCTCACTCGGCAACTCCAGCCCTTTCACCCCCTCCAACCCGGCCGGGTAACGATCTATGCCTGTGGAGTCACTGTTTATGATTATTGCCATCTGGGCCATGCCCGCTCTTACCTGGCCTGGGATATTCTCCGGCGATATTTAGCATTCTTGGGCTATGGCGTGACCTATGTCCAAAACTTTACCGATATTGACGACAAAATTATTAATCGGGCCCAACAGGAAAACATAACGGTTACGGAGATCGTCCAGCGATACATCCAGGCCTACCACACCGACATGGCCCGCCTCAATATTCGCCCCGCCGATCACTACCCCCAGGCTACTGCGGTCATGCCGAGAATTATTGAGTTAATTCAGGAGCTTGTGGCCCAAGGTTATGCCTATCCAGTCCAGGGAGATGTCTATTATGCAGTGGAGAAATTTCCCAGCTATGGCAAACTCTCCGGGCGGCATCTAGAACAAATGAGTGCGGGGGCCAGTGGCCGAGTTGTAGAAATGGAGCAAAAAAAGCGTCACCCCTTGGACTTTGCTCTTTGGAAAGCTGCCAAACCAGAGGAAATGACTGTTTATGAACCGTGGGACTCTCCTTGGGGACTGGGCCGGCCAGGGTGGCATATTGAATGTTCGGCAATGGTATCCGAGGCCTTTGGCGGCACAATTGATATTCATGCAGGCGGAATGGACTTAATTTTTCCCCATCATGAAAACGAAATTGCCCAATCGGAAGCCGCAACCCAAACGACCTTGGCGAATTACTGGCTCCATAACGGCTTTGTCACGATCAATACCGAGAAAATGTCTAAGTCCTTGGGCAATTTCACGACCATTCGAGCGTTGCTAGATTCGGGAATTGATCCAATGGCTGTGCGTCTCTTTATTCTCCAGGCCCAATATCGCAAACCCCTCGATTTCACGCCCCTTGCTCTGGATGCGGCCACTCACGGCTGGCAAACCTTGCAGGAGGGCCTGGAATTTGGCTGGACTCATCAGGATTTGTTTACAGATTTAGACCCTTTGCCCATCGAGCCTGAATTAAAAACCGCGTTCCAGGCCAGTATGGATGATGACCTGAACACTCCGGCAGCCCTGGCAGTTTTATTTGACCTAGCTAAAAATCTCCAACGTCAGCATAATCAAATTCGCCACACTGGCTCTAGCGATCAACCCCGCGATCATCTTTGGCAACAATGGCACAGCCTAGTGAAATTAGCCGCAATCCTGGGCCTGGAGGTAACACCCAACAGTGCCGAACCTGAACCAGAGCCAATAATCACTGATGCCGAAATTGAAACCCTGATTCACCAACGCCAACAGGCCAAACAAGCCAAGAACTTTGCTGAGTCGGATCGGATTCGGGACTATCTTGGTACCTTGGGAATTAAATTGATTGATCAAAAAGGCGGGGAAACCCGTTGGCTCCGTTCATAG
- a CDS encoding DUF4033 domain-containing protein, which produces MKKLAQPAAIYTDNAFDRLALGLINRKIAQALDLTPPSPTYANFVWLSQQVMQGRTAQEQQALIAEVLASVIPRWVLWGIRNFFSPAPLVCELNAWFATRLFQWLVGPCEWQSTLVAGPDQAFRWQRSRVQIKKCRYLEESGCVGMCVNLCKLPTQKFFTEQFGIPLTMTPDFQDLSCAMVFGQMPLPFTEEEAAQQPCLHSDPKQAPSPCPKL; this is translated from the coding sequence TTGAAAAAGCTTGCTCAACCCGCTGCCATTTATACCGATAATGCCTTTGATCGGCTGGCCCTTGGTTTAATTAACCGTAAAATTGCCCAGGCCTTAGATCTCACTCCACCCTCCCCGACCTATGCCAATTTTGTCTGGCTATCCCAACAAGTGATGCAGGGACGGACGGCCCAAGAACAACAAGCTCTGATTGCCGAAGTCTTGGCCTCTGTCATTCCCCGTTGGGTTCTTTGGGGGATTCGGAACTTTTTTTCGCCTGCCCCTTTAGTCTGTGAACTCAATGCCTGGTTTGCGACCCGTCTCTTTCAATGGCTGGTTGGCCCCTGTGAATGGCAATCTACCCTTGTGGCCGGGCCGGATCAGGCTTTCCGTTGGCAAAGAAGCCGGGTACAAATTAAGAAATGTCGCTATCTCGAAGAAAGTGGCTGTGTTGGGATGTGTGTGAATCTGTGTAAATTGCCGACCCAAAAATTTTTTACAGAACAGTTTGGGATTCCCCTGACGATGACCCCAGATTTTCAGGATTTAAGTTGTGCCATGGTCTTTGGTCAGATGCCACTCCCCTTTACAGAGGAAGAAGCTGCCCAGCAACCCTGTCTTCACAGTGATCCCAAGCAAGCTCCGTCACCCTGTCCAAAGTTATAA
- a CDS encoding NAD(P)H-quinone oxidoreductase subunit H: MPTLETRTEPMLINMGPHHPSMHGVLRLMVTLDGENVVDCEPVIGYLHRGMEKIAENRTNIMFIPYVSRWDYAAGMFNEAITVNAPEKLANIAVPKRASYIRVIMLELNRIANHLLWLGPFLADVGAQTPFFYIFRERELIYDLFEAATGMRFINNNYFRMGGVAADLTYGWVTKCQDFCDYFLPKVDEYERLITNNPIFIRRLQGMGTITREEAINWGLSGPMLRGSGVNWDLRRVDHYECYDDFDWEVITEPDGDCIARYLVRIREMRESTKIILQALKGLPGGPYENLEAKRMVEGAKSEWNGFDYQYMGKKLAPTFKIPKGEHYVRVESGKGELGIYLIGDDNIFPWRWKIRPPDFNNLQVLPQLVKGTKVADIVAILGSIDVIMGSVDR; this comes from the coding sequence ATGCCTACCCTTGAGACCCGCACAGAACCAATGCTCATTAACATGGGCCCCCATCACCCTTCAATGCACGGGGTGTTGCGACTAATGGTGACCTTGGATGGGGAAAATGTGGTGGACTGCGAGCCGGTGATTGGCTATCTCCATCGGGGCATGGAAAAAATTGCCGAAAACCGCACCAATATCATGTTTATTCCCTACGTCAGTCGCTGGGACTATGCGGCCGGGATGTTCAACGAAGCCATTACCGTTAATGCCCCGGAAAAATTGGCTAATATTGCCGTCCCCAAGCGGGCCAGTTATATCCGGGTGATCATGCTGGAACTAAACCGGATTGCCAATCACCTCCTCTGGCTGGGGCCATTCTTAGCGGATGTGGGCGCGCAAACTCCTTTCTTCTATATTTTTCGGGAACGGGAACTCATTTACGACCTGTTTGAAGCCGCAACCGGAATGCGATTCATCAATAACAACTACTTCCGCATGGGGGGTGTGGCAGCCGACCTAACCTATGGTTGGGTAACCAAATGCCAAGACTTCTGTGACTATTTCCTCCCCAAAGTTGATGAATACGAGCGTCTGATTACCAACAACCCGATCTTTATCCGCCGCCTCCAAGGCATGGGAACCATTACCCGTGAAGAAGCCATTAACTGGGGCTTGTCGGGGCCGATGTTGCGGGGGTCTGGGGTGAACTGGGATCTTCGCCGTGTTGATCACTATGAATGCTATGACGACTTTGATTGGGAAGTTATCACCGAACCGGATGGGGATTGTATTGCTCGCTATCTTGTCCGAATTCGGGAAATGCGGGAATCCACCAAAATTATTCTCCAGGCCCTAAAAGGACTGCCTGGCGGCCCCTACGAAAACCTAGAAGCCAAACGGATGGTGGAAGGAGCAAAATCGGAATGGAATGGCTTTGACTATCAATACATGGGCAAGAAGCTGGCTCCTACCTTCAAAATCCCCAAAGGTGAGCATTATGTCCGGGTTGAATCGGGCAAAGGGGAGTTAGGGATTTACCTAATTGGCGATGATAATATCTTCCCGTGGCGTTGGAAGATTCGTCCACCGGATTTCAATAATTTGCAGGTTTTGCCCCAACTGGTTAAAGGCACTAAAGTCGCTGATATTGTCGCTATTTTGGGCAGTATTGACGTGATTATGGGGTCTGTGGATCGTTAG
- a CDS encoding DUF4188 domain-containing protein, whose amino-acid sequence MAAVIPGRFTADTQQGVVVFLIGMRVNRFWAFSKWIPTARAMGPMLKVLYEFPEKGFLGQESFFRLFPPEIVLISYWRSFEHLEQFARNRDDPHLQAWQDFNRNIGSDGSVGIWHETYCIQPEQAEAIYVNMPIFGLAKATAHRPVTGFKATARNRLSQTETVDDPLG is encoded by the coding sequence ATGGCAGCAGTCATTCCAGGCCGATTTACAGCGGATACCCAGCAGGGCGTTGTCGTTTTCCTAATTGGGATGCGGGTGAATCGGTTTTGGGCCTTTTCCAAGTGGATTCCGACGGCCAGGGCAATGGGGCCGATGTTGAAGGTGTTATATGAATTTCCCGAAAAAGGCTTTTTAGGTCAGGAGTCATTTTTTCGGCTGTTCCCCCCAGAAATTGTTTTAATTTCCTATTGGCGTTCCTTTGAGCATCTGGAGCAGTTTGCCCGCAATAGGGATGATCCGCACCTCCAGGCCTGGCAGGATTTTAATCGCAACATTGGTAGTGATGGCAGTGTGGGCATTTGGCATGAAACCTATTGCATCCAACCGGAGCAAGCCGAAGCAATTTATGTGAATATGCCGATTTTTGGCCTGGCCAAGGCAACCGCCCATCGTCCTGTAACGGGATTTAAGGCAACGGCCCGGAATCGGCTGAGCCAAACAGAGACTGTGGATGACCCCCTTGGCTAG
- a CDS encoding dihydroorotase yields MRDLPESYVLQGVRIIDPTQQWDFCGDVWIEQGQIRTIERELSGVAAEIPRVPGEGLLIAPGLVDLYSQSGEPGYEQRETLESFIQAAQAGGFCRVALLPLTNPVLDHPSVLKQIQAKLPTNSPVQLHFWGAITQAAKGEKLTELYELAQAGVIGFSDGRPLQNLGLLRRSLDYLQATELPIMLWPQNLDLAGQGVARESVEALALGLTEQPISAETTGLASVLELSPEIPVPIHLMRISTGRSVELLAQAQKNPITASVSWLHLLKNTTDLATYDPNLRLEPPLGTPADQDALIAGIKSGVITAIAVDHRPRTYEEKMISFAEALPGAIGLELALPILWQELVVTEKLTALELWRALSQKPAEILQQSPPTLGSGSQEWILFDPNQAWSVNPENLCSQSHNTSYLGQTISGRIVGEL; encoded by the coding sequence ATGAGAGACTTACCTGAATCCTATGTGCTGCAAGGGGTACGGATTATTGATCCAACTCAGCAGTGGGATTTTTGCGGCGATGTGTGGATTGAACAGGGTCAAATTCGGACAATTGAACGAGAATTAAGTGGGGTTGCGGCTGAGATTCCGAGAGTGCCGGGGGAGGGTTTGCTGATTGCCCCAGGCCTGGTGGATTTATACAGTCAAAGTGGTGAGCCGGGGTATGAACAACGGGAAACCTTAGAGTCGTTCATCCAAGCAGCCCAGGCCGGGGGATTTTGTCGGGTGGCTCTGTTACCGCTGACCAATCCGGTGTTGGATCATCCATCTGTTCTCAAGCAAATCCAGGCCAAGCTACCCACTAACTCACCCGTTCAACTGCATTTTTGGGGCGCGATTACCCAAGCGGCAAAGGGCGAAAAACTCACAGAACTCTACGAACTTGCCCAGGCCGGGGTGATTGGCTTTAGTGATGGTCGGCCCTTACAAAATTTGGGATTATTGCGCCGTAGTTTAGATTATCTCCAGGCCACAGAATTACCCATCATGCTCTGGCCCCAAAATCTGGATTTAGCCGGTCAGGGGGTGGCGCGAGAAAGTGTGGAAGCTCTGGCGTTGGGATTAACGGAACAACCAATCAGTGCTGAAACCACAGGCCTGGCCAGCGTTTTAGAACTCAGTCCTGAAATTCCTGTGCCGATCCATCTGATGCGAATTTCCACAGGTCGCAGTGTTGAACTCTTAGCCCAGGCCCAGAAAAATCCCATTACTGCCAGCGTGTCCTGGTTACATTTGCTCAAGAATACAACCGACTTAGCCACCTACGACCCCAATCTGAGACTTGAACCACCTTTAGGCACACCCGCGGATCAAGATGCGCTGATTGCTGGGATTAAATCAGGAGTAATTACTGCCATTGCCGTGGATCATCGCCCGCGTACCTATGAAGAAAAAATGATTTCCTTTGCTGAGGCGTTACCGGGAGCCATTGGCCTGGAGTTGGCGTTACCGATTTTATGGCAAGAATTAGTCGTGACTGAGAAGTTAACCGCCTTAGAACTATGGCGCGCCCTGAGTCAAAAACCGGCCGAAATTTTGCAGCAATCACCACCCACCTTGGGATCTGGGAGTCAGGAGTGGATATTATTTGATCCAAACCAGGCCTGGAGCGTTAACCCCGAAAATCTTTGTTCCCAATCTCACAACACCTCCTATCTTGGGCAAACCATTTCCGGCCGGATCGTTGGGGAATTGTAG